From Zingiber officinale cultivar Zhangliang chromosome 5B, Zo_v1.1, whole genome shotgun sequence, the proteins below share one genomic window:
- the LOC121984974 gene encoding E3 ubiquitin-protein ligase RFWD3-like isoform X4, with amino-acid sequence MEVEEAAGESSIARNIDLGEDEPLLHNSGVEDRVARQEVDSRAFSEVTEDARERMHDGEREVISLGESDGEDDADGQSGREEPAEEEGAEEGNERGGAEGESLGKTETVELDASSSPNCPVCFEPWKGEGLHRVCCVPCGHVYGRSCLERWLKQCGKNVGKCPQCSKKFRRKEIVNLYAPVIAVPNADLEKEVQCLKKENMSLKIEKNVLLEEINKQKKRAKDMECFLINKMACVEHTLSGSRGQFEFFDKARTSASQSFYGKSFVSQFDNVLPRCCFTLQNELELHEARVMGIDGSSHIVIVSGKSPGIEREHVLNKISLLSQHVSKIELPPNTSAIKDLRILPNGLTLLASLGKKLLLYSMGSNNLALKYDLPAPAWSCCGDKSNSHNVYAGLQVS; translated from the exons ATGGAGGTGGAGGAGGCGGCGGGGGAATCCTCCATTGCGCGGAATATCGATCTGGGAGAGGACGAACCGTTGCTCCACAACTCGGGGGTGGAAGATCGAGTGGCGCGACAGGAGGTTGATAGTCGCGCCTTCTCGGAGGTTACGGAGGATGCGCGAGAGAGGATGCATGACGGTGAGCGCGAGGTGATTTCGCTGGGAGAATCCGACGGAGAGGACGATGCCGACGGGCAGAGCGGGAGAGAGGAGCCAGCAGAGGAAGAAGGAGCGGAGGAGGGGAACGAACGGGGTGGGGCGGAAGGCGAGAGTTTGGGCAAGACGGAGACCGTCGAGTTGGACGCTTCCTCGTCCCCAAATTGTCCCGTTTGCTTCGAGCCGTGGAAAGGCGAGGGACTTCACCGTGTTTG CTGTGTACCCTGTGGGCATGTTTATGGTAGATCCTGCCTTGAGCGATGGCTAAAACAATGTGGAAAGAATGTTGGAAAG TGTCCTCAATGTAGTAAGAAGTTTAGGCGAAAAGAAATTGTTAATCTTTATGCACCAGTGATTGCTGTACCTAATGCTGATCTAGAAAAG GAAGTGCAATGTTTAAAGAAGGAAAACATGTCTCTTAAAATAGAG AAAAATGTATTGCTCGAGGAGATTAATAAGCAAAAG AAGCGTGCAAAAGATATGGAATGTTTCTTAATAAAT AAAATGGCTTGTGTAGAGCACACGTTATCAGGTTCGAGGGGACAGTTTGAATTCTTTGATAAAGCAAGGACTTCGGCATCTCAGTCATTTTACG GCAAAAGCTTTGTGTCTCAATTTGATAATGTGCTTCCACGCTGCTGCTTCACCTTGCAG AATGAGCTAGAGCTACATGAAGCACGGGTAATGGGAATAGATGGATCCAGTCACATTGTAATCGTCTCAGGAAAGTCCCCTGGAATTGAACGAGAGCATGTCCTTAACAAG ATTAGCTTGCTAAGTCAACATGTAAGTAAAATAGAGCTTCCTCCCAACACTAGCGCTATTAAGGATCTTCGTATCCTTCCAAATGGACTTACACTTCTTGCATCATTGGGCAAGAAATTATTACTTTACAG TATGGGGAGTAACAACCTTGCACTTAAGTATGACTTACCG